A part of Olleya sp. Bg11-27 genomic DNA contains:
- the rfbA gene encoding glucose-1-phosphate thymidylyltransferase RfbA, producing MKGIILAGGSGTRLHPLTLAVSKQLMPIYDKPMIYYPLSTLMWSGIKDILIISTPHDLPLFEQLLGDGKKFGCNFEYAVQEEPNGLAEAFVIGADFIGDDKVALILGDNIFYGSGLAELLQANNEPEGGIIYAYHVHDPERYGVAEFDKEGKVISIEEKPEKPKSNYAVPGIYFYDNSVVEIAKNITPSHRGELEITDVNKEYLKQGKLKVSVLDKGTAWLDTGTFNSLMQASQFVQVIEERQGLKIGAIEEVAYSMGYINKAEFNTLIQPLIKSGYGKHLLSILEK from the coding sequence ATGAAAGGAATAATACTAGCAGGAGGTTCTGGTACAAGACTTCACCCATTGACACTCGCCGTAAGTAAGCAATTAATGCCTATTTATGATAAACCAATGATCTATTACCCACTATCCACTTTAATGTGGTCTGGAATTAAAGATATTCTTATCATATCTACACCTCACGATTTACCATTATTCGAACAACTTTTAGGTGACGGAAAAAAGTTTGGATGTAATTTTGAATACGCAGTTCAAGAAGAACCAAATGGGTTAGCTGAGGCTTTTGTTATTGGAGCAGATTTTATTGGTGATGATAAAGTTGCGCTTATTTTAGGAGATAATATATTTTATGGATCTGGATTAGCAGAATTACTGCAAGCTAATAACGAGCCAGAAGGAGGTATTATTTATGCATACCATGTGCATGATCCAGAGCGTTACGGTGTTGCAGAATTTGATAAAGAAGGTAAGGTGATTTCTATTGAAGAAAAACCCGAAAAACCAAAGTCAAATTACGCCGTTCCTGGGATTTATTTTTACGATAATTCTGTTGTAGAAATCGCAAAAAACATAACACCTAGTCATAGAGGAGAATTAGAAATTACAGATGTAAATAAAGAGTATTTAAAGCAAGGTAAACTAAAAGTTAGCGTATTAGATAAAGGAACAGCGTGGTTAGACACCGGGACCTTTAATTCGCTTATGCAAGCATCACAGTTTGTTCAAGTAATTGAAGAAAGACAAGGTCTTAAAATTGGAGCTATTGAAGAGGTCGCTTATAGTATGGGTTATATTAATAAGGCCGAATTTAACACATTAATTCAACCCTTAATCAAAAGTGGTTATGGTAAACATTTGTTAAGCATTTTAGAAAAATAA
- the rfbC gene encoding dTDP-4-dehydrorhamnose 3,5-epimerase → MKATETKLEGCFVLEPTIFEDKRGYFFESFNQEKFNSLINKQVDFVQDNESFSSKGVLRGLHYQVGEYAQAKLVRVIKGKVLDVAVDVRANSKTFGQHVAVELSEDNKKQLFVPRGFAHGFIVLSDTAIFSYKCDNLYNKASEGGIIYNDPKLNIDWQLPEKKLLVSEKDVILPTLDKARL, encoded by the coding sequence ATGAAGGCAACAGAAACCAAATTAGAAGGCTGTTTTGTTTTAGAACCAACTATTTTTGAAGATAAAAGAGGTTATTTTTTCGAAAGTTTTAATCAAGAAAAATTTAATTCTTTAATTAATAAACAGGTAGATTTTGTTCAGGACAATGAGTCTTTTTCTTCCAAAGGAGTTTTAAGAGGGTTACATTACCAAGTTGGTGAATACGCACAAGCAAAACTAGTACGAGTAATTAAAGGGAAAGTTCTTGACGTAGCAGTAGATGTAAGAGCTAATTCGAAAACTTTTGGACAACATGTAGCTGTTGAATTATCTGAAGATAACAAGAAGCAACTATTTGTACCAAGAGGATTTGCACATGGTTTTATTGTGTTAAGTGACACAGCTATTTTTTCATATAAATGTGATAACCTTTACAACAAAGCTTCAGAAGGAGGTATAATATATAATGACCCAAAACTAAATATAGATTGGCAATTGCCTGAAAAAAAATTACTTGTATCAGAAAAAGATGTGATTTTACCAACTTTAGACAAAGCTAGACTATGA
- the rfbD gene encoding dTDP-4-dehydrorhamnose reductase, giving the protein MINILVTGGNGQLATCIKDIESNHSNLNFIYANSEQLNIADFSAVQQFFNDQSIHYCINCAAYTAVDKAESNQEKAKKVNVLGSKNLAIVCAEKKATLIQVSTDFVFNGEKSFAYTETDATNPTGVYGATKLEGELEVAKNIEQHFIIRTSWLYSENGNNFMKTMINLSQDRDLLNIVADQIGTPTYATDLAQAILKIITTNNTQYGVYHYSNEGVASWYDFAKAIFEESNIYIKVLPIQSEAYPTPAKRPHFSVLDKTKIKTNLQIEIPYWRDSLKIALANSYE; this is encoded by the coding sequence ATGATTAATATCTTGGTAACAGGAGGAAACGGACAATTAGCAACGTGTATAAAAGATATAGAGTCTAATCATTCTAATTTAAACTTTATATACGCAAATTCAGAACAATTAAATATTGCAGATTTTAGTGCTGTACAACAGTTTTTTAATGACCAATCTATTCATTATTGCATAAATTGTGCAGCATATACAGCAGTAGATAAAGCCGAAAGTAATCAAGAAAAGGCAAAAAAGGTAAATGTACTCGGCTCAAAAAACCTTGCTATAGTTTGTGCAGAAAAAAAAGCGACTCTAATTCAAGTATCTACAGACTTTGTTTTTAATGGAGAAAAATCTTTTGCATATACAGAAACAGACGCAACAAATCCAACAGGAGTTTATGGTGCAACAAAATTGGAAGGAGAACTCGAAGTTGCTAAAAATATAGAACAACATTTTATAATAAGAACCTCTTGGCTATATTCTGAAAATGGTAATAACTTCATGAAAACCATGATAAATTTATCTCAAGACAGGGACCTATTAAATATCGTTGCAGATCAAATAGGAACACCGACCTATGCAACAGATTTAGCGCAAGCTATTTTAAAAATCATAACAACAAATAACACACAATACGGCGTCTACCATTATAGTAATGAAGGGGTTGCAAGTTGGTATGATTTTGCAAAAGCTATTTTTGAGGAAAGTAACATTTATATTAAAGTATTACCAATACAATCGGAAGCATATCCAACTCCAGCTAAAAGACCGCATTTTAGCGTGTTAGATAAAACGAAAATAAAAACGAATCTTCAAATTGAAATTCCATATTGGAGAGACAGTTTAAAAATAGCATTAGCAAATAGTTATGAATAA
- the cysQ gene encoding 3'(2'),5'-bisphosphate nucleotidase CysQ: protein MNKDLEVAIKASLEAGKVIMEVYDTPFDVEIKDDKSPLTEADKKANDIINSYLVNTEFPIISEENKQTDYATRKKWTTCWVVDPVDGTKEFIKRNGEFTVNIALVTNGKPQLGVIYVPATKTIYVADVTKEDAFKAGLDSHDASLEEVMQAAVKLQPKSSGSNPVQVVGSRSHMSQETLDFVESIKKEGKEVEVVSKGSSLKFCLVAEGNADVYPRFAPTMEWDTAAGQAICNAVGIDVISQETNQSLLYNKENLLNPWFLVSK, encoded by the coding sequence ATGAATAAAGATTTAGAAGTAGCTATAAAAGCTAGTTTAGAGGCAGGAAAAGTGATCATGGAAGTATATGATACTCCTTTTGATGTAGAAATAAAAGACGATAAATCTCCTTTAACCGAAGCAGACAAAAAAGCGAATGATATTATAAACTCTTATCTAGTAAATACGGAGTTTCCAATTATTAGCGAAGAGAATAAACAAACAGATTATGCTACAAGAAAAAAATGGACTACTTGCTGGGTGGTAGATCCGGTAGATGGCACAAAAGAATTTATAAAACGTAACGGAGAGTTTACCGTTAACATTGCATTAGTAACAAACGGTAAACCACAATTAGGCGTTATTTATGTACCAGCAACAAAAACAATTTATGTTGCAGATGTAACTAAAGAAGATGCTTTTAAAGCAGGCTTAGATTCTCATGATGCTTCGCTAGAAGAAGTAATGCAAGCTGCTGTAAAACTACAACCAAAATCATCAGGATCAAACCCTGTGCAAGTTGTTGGTAGTCGTTCACATATGAGTCAAGAAACATTAGATTTTGTAGAGTCTATTAAAAAAGAAGGAAAAGAAGTGGAAGTAGTTTCCAAAGGAAGTTCCTTAAAATTCTGTTTGGTAGCGGAAGGAAACGCTGATGTATATCCTAGATTTGCACCTACTATGGAATGGGATACTGCCGCAGGACAAGCAATTTGTAATGCTGTTGGTATTGATGTTATTTCACAAGAAACCAACCAATCTCTTTTATATAATAAAGAAAATCTATTAAACCCCTGGTTTTTAGTAAGTAAGTAA
- a CDS encoding DUF2061 domain-containing protein, with amino-acid sequence MADISYKRHIAKTITWRIIGTIDTIILSWIISGDPFTGLKIGFAEVITKMTLYYLHERVWFKINLSKEGEVLESRKRHIAKTVTWRVIGTMDTMLLAWLISGDPLMGLKIGFAEVITKMLLYYLHERAWYKINFGLTKRNKS; translated from the coding sequence ATGGCAGATATATCTTACAAAAGACATATAGCCAAAACGATTACCTGGAGGATTATAGGTACTATAGATACTATTATTCTATCTTGGATTATCTCTGGAGACCCTTTTACAGGCCTTAAAATAGGTTTTGCTGAGGTGATAACTAAAATGACTTTATACTACCTTCATGAGCGTGTTTGGTTTAAAATAAACCTATCTAAAGAAGGAGAAGTTTTAGAAAGCAGAAAACGCCACATAGCAAAAACAGTAACCTGGCGTGTTATAGGTACTATGGATACTATGTTGCTAGCTTGGCTAATTTCAGGCGATCCGTTAATGGGATTAAAAATAGGTTTTGCAGAAGTCATAACTAAAATGCTATTATATTATTTGCACGAAAGAGCATGGTATAAAATAAACTTTGGACTAACTAAAAGAAATAAATCATAA
- the cysC gene encoding adenylyl-sulfate kinase — MKENIIPHNYQVSKVDRQKKNKHKSFLMWFTGLSGSGKSTIANVVEQELFKLGIKTYTLDGDNIRRGINKDLTFSPEDRTENIRRLAEIANLMLDAGLVTLAAFVSPYKKDRENIKNTVKGVNFVEVYINTSIEECERRDVKGLYKKARAGEIKNMTGISAPYEEPENPDIEIKTEEKTVEEAVQEILNYIKPKLNL; from the coding sequence ATGAAAGAAAATATTATTCCTCACAATTATCAAGTCTCAAAAGTAGATCGGCAGAAAAAAAATAAACACAAGTCTTTCTTAATGTGGTTTACTGGACTTTCCGGATCAGGAAAATCTACCATAGCAAACGTAGTCGAACAAGAATTGTTTAAATTAGGAATTAAAACATATACGCTTGACGGTGATAATATAAGAAGGGGGATAAATAAAGACTTAACATTTTCACCAGAGGACAGAACTGAAAATATTAGACGTTTGGCAGAAATAGCTAATTTAATGCTTGATGCAGGTTTGGTAACATTAGCAGCATTTGTATCTCCTTACAAAAAAGATAGAGAGAATATTAAAAATACCGTTAAAGGTGTTAACTTTGTTGAAGTTTACATTAATACTAGTATTGAAGAGTGTGAACGTAGAGACGTTAAAGGTTTATACAAAAAAGCGAGAGCTGGAGAAATAAAAAACATGACAGGGATATCTGCTCCTTATGAGGAACCTGAAAACCCTGATATAGAAATTAAAACCGAAGAAAAAACGGTTGAAGAAGCAGTTCAGGAAATCTTGAACTACATAAAACCTAAATTAAACCTATAG
- the cysD gene encoding sulfate adenylyltransferase subunit CysD — protein MSKYYLNYLDELESEAIFVLREVWAQFENPVIMFSGGKDSILITHLARKAFYPAKIPFPLMHVDTGHNFPETIQFRDDIIKELGVELIVGSVQDSIDEGRVAEEKGKNATRNALQITTLLDAIEANKVDCAIGGGRRDEEKARAKERFFSHRDDFGQWDPKNQRPELWNIFNGKHFEGEHFRAFPISNWTEMDVWNYIKRENIAIPSLYFAHEREVVRRQGTWIPNSEFLILEEHEEVVTKKIRFRTLGDITITGGDESEADTLEKIATEVAGMRNTERGNRSDDKRSESAMEDRKRQGYF, from the coding sequence ATGAGTAAATATTACTTAAATTATTTAGATGAATTAGAAAGTGAAGCAATCTTCGTTTTGCGAGAAGTTTGGGCACAATTTGAGAATCCAGTAATCATGTTTTCTGGAGGAAAGGATTCTATTTTAATAACGCATTTGGCTAGAAAAGCATTTTATCCAGCTAAAATACCATTTCCATTAATGCACGTAGATACAGGACATAACTTTCCTGAAACGATTCAATTTAGAGATGATATCATTAAAGAATTGGGTGTAGAGCTTATTGTAGGTTCTGTTCAAGATTCTATTGATGAAGGTCGTGTGGCTGAAGAAAAAGGTAAAAACGCCACTCGTAATGCATTACAAATAACAACACTTTTAGATGCTATTGAAGCAAATAAAGTAGATTGTGCCATTGGTGGAGGAAGAAGAGATGAAGAAAAAGCAAGAGCAAAAGAACGTTTCTTTTCACATAGAGATGATTTTGGGCAATGGGATCCTAAAAACCAAAGACCAGAATTATGGAATATCTTCAATGGTAAACATTTTGAAGGGGAACATTTTAGAGCATTCCCTATTAGTAACTGGACAGAAATGGATGTTTGGAACTATATAAAAAGAGAAAACATAGCAATACCTTCCTTATATTTTGCGCATGAGCGTGAAGTAGTACGTAGACAAGGAACTTGGATTCCTAATTCCGAGTTTTTAATACTAGAAGAGCATGAAGAGGTAGTAACTAAAAAAATACGTTTTAGAACCTTAGGAGATATCACAATTACCGGAGGAGATGAATCGGAAGCAGATACTTTAGAGAAAATTGCTACGGAAGTTGCAGGAATGCGAAATACAGAAAGAGGAAACAGAAGTGATGATAAGCGTTCTGAATCTGCGATGGAAGACAGAAAACGTCAAGGATACTTTTAA
- a CDS encoding MBOAT family O-acyltransferase: MLFNSLDFALFFPVVFVLYWLVAKNRNYRNILLLVSSYVFYGWWDWRFLLLIAFSSLVDFLIGQKIYNTDNKKKQKQYLLVSLVINLGFLVYFKYTNFFIDTFVESFRLFGTELEVSTLNIILPVGISFYTFQTLSYTIDIYRKQLEPTKDWLAFFSFVSFFPQLVAGPIERASHLLPQFYRTYKFNYNQVKSGLLLMAFGLFKKMVIADRAALYVNEVYNNPGNYEGVETIIATVLFAFQIYCDFSGYSDIAIGAARTMGFDLMRNFDSPYFSKSITEFWRRWHISLSTWFRDYVYIPLGGSRKGKYRTYANLFIIFLVSGLWHGAAMTFVIWGVIHGVIIVFEKATYKMRTKICNTLGLSANTFANKLFFVIITFVIVDFAWLFFRANSFADASIITQNIFNNNFYELFGTDLYLIGLKDNEFLVLMVSIVVLICFELNHKKGNMVIWLGKQSTILRWSTYLAIVVVITIFGVYGDDSVSEFLYFQF; the protein is encoded by the coding sequence ATGCTGTTTAATTCATTAGACTTTGCTTTATTTTTTCCTGTAGTTTTTGTTCTGTATTGGCTTGTTGCTAAAAATAGAAACTATAGAAATATACTTTTACTTGTTTCTAGTTACGTGTTTTACGGCTGGTGGGATTGGAGGTTTCTACTATTAATAGCTTTTAGTTCGTTGGTTGATTTTTTAATTGGTCAAAAAATTTATAATACGGATAACAAGAAAAAGCAAAAGCAATATTTGCTAGTCAGTCTTGTTATTAATTTAGGTTTCTTAGTCTATTTTAAATACACGAACTTTTTTATAGACACTTTTGTAGAATCCTTTAGGTTATTTGGTACTGAGTTAGAAGTTTCTACGCTAAATATCATTTTACCAGTTGGAATTAGCTTTTACACCTTTCAAACGCTTAGTTACACGATAGATATTTACAGGAAACAACTAGAGCCTACTAAAGATTGGCTTGCTTTTTTCTCGTTTGTGTCTTTTTTTCCGCAGCTAGTTGCAGGACCTATTGAGAGAGCATCGCATTTATTACCTCAATTTTATAGAACTTACAAGTTTAATTATAATCAAGTGAAATCTGGATTATTATTAATGGCTTTTGGGTTGTTTAAAAAGATGGTTATAGCAGATCGAGCCGCTCTTTATGTGAATGAAGTTTATAATAATCCAGGGAATTACGAAGGTGTAGAAACCATCATAGCTACTGTTTTGTTTGCTTTTCAAATTTATTGTGATTTCTCAGGGTATTCTGATATTGCCATTGGAGCAGCAAGAACAATGGGCTTTGACTTAATGAGAAACTTTGATAGCCCTTATTTTTCTAAATCTATTACAGAGTTCTGGAGACGCTGGCATATATCTTTATCCACATGGTTTAGAGATTATGTATACATCCCATTAGGAGGAAGCAGAAAGGGTAAATATAGAACTTATGCTAACTTATTTATTATCTTTTTAGTTAGCGGGTTATGGCATGGAGCCGCCATGACTTTTGTGATTTGGGGAGTAATTCATGGTGTAATAATTGTCTTTGAGAAAGCGACTTATAAAATGCGAACTAAGATATGCAATACCTTAGGTTTGTCTGCTAATACCTTTGCAAATAAATTGTTTTTTGTAATCATTACCTTTGTCATTGTAGATTTTGCATGGTTGTTTTTTAGAGCAAATTCATTTGCAGACGCATCTATAATTACTCAAAATATATTTAACAACAATTTTTATGAATTATTTGGTACTGACTTATATCTTATTGGTTTAAAGGACAATGAGTTTTTAGTATTAATGGTAAGTATTGTTGTTTTGATTTGTTTTGAATTAAATCACAAAAAAGGGAATATGGTTATTTGGTTAGGTAAGCAATCTACTATTTTACGTTGGTCAACATATCTTGCAATAGTTGTTGTTATTACAATTTTTGGTGTATATGGAGACGATAGTGTTTCAGAATTTCTTTATTTTCAATTTTAG
- a CDS encoding sulfate adenylyltransferase subunit 1, which yields MLDNNQLLRFTTAGSVDDGKSTLIGRLLYDSKSIFEDQLEAITNTSKKKGHEGVDLALFTDGLRDEREQGITIDVAYRYFTTPKRKFIIADTPGHIQYTRNMVTGASTANVATILIDARHGVIEQTKRHAFIASLLQIPHIIVCVNKMDLVDYSEEVYNNIVTQFEDISSKMLVTDVRFIPMSALDGDNVVYKSKNMPWFQGAPMLHTLETMHISSDINKVDARFPVQTVLRPQSEGFIDYRGYAGRVASGVFRKGDDVTVMPSGFTSKIKTIDTIDKELEEAYAPMSVSITLEDDIDISRGDMIVRSNNKPEAVQDIEVMLCWLNNAAAKPRTKYTIKHTSNDQKAMIKEVIYKYNINTLDRITDDKEMNMNDICKVKIRTTKPLMVDTYRENRTTGSIILVDDATNETVAAGMIV from the coding sequence ATGTTAGACAATAATCAATTATTACGTTTTACAACAGCAGGAAGTGTAGATGATGGAAAAAGCACCTTAATTGGTCGTTTATTATATGATTCAAAATCTATATTTGAAGACCAATTAGAAGCTATTACAAATACAAGTAAAAAGAAAGGTCACGAAGGTGTCGATTTAGCTTTGTTTACAGACGGTTTACGTGATGAGCGTGAGCAAGGGATTACTATAGACGTTGCTTACAGATATTTTACAACACCCAAACGTAAGTTTATTATAGCAGATACTCCTGGGCATATTCAATATACTCGTAATATGGTTACAGGAGCATCTACAGCAAACGTTGCAACTATTTTAATAGATGCAAGACACGGTGTAATAGAACAAACAAAAAGACACGCGTTTATCGCATCTTTATTACAAATACCACACATTATTGTTTGTGTTAACAAAATGGATTTGGTTGATTATTCGGAAGAAGTTTACAATAACATTGTAACTCAATTCGAAGACATTTCGTCAAAAATGTTAGTTACTGATGTACGTTTTATTCCAATGAGTGCCTTAGATGGAGATAATGTAGTTTATAAATCTAAGAATATGCCTTGGTTTCAAGGCGCTCCAATGTTACATACCTTAGAGACAATGCACATTAGTAGTGATATTAATAAAGTGGACGCCCGTTTTCCTGTACAAACCGTACTAAGACCGCAAAGCGAAGGTTTTATTGATTATAGAGGGTATGCAGGACGTGTAGCAAGTGGTGTTTTTAGAAAAGGAGATGACGTAACAGTAATGCCATCCGGGTTTACTTCTAAAATTAAAACCATTGATACTATAGATAAAGAATTGGAGGAAGCTTATGCACCAATGTCGGTTTCTATTACACTAGAAGATGATATTGATATTAGTCGTGGAGATATGATTGTGCGTTCTAACAATAAACCAGAAGCTGTACAAGATATTGAAGTGATGTTATGTTGGTTAAATAACGCTGCAGCAAAACCAAGAACTAAGTACACTATAAAGCATACTTCAAACGATCAAAAAGCAATGATTAAAGAAGTGATTTACAAATACAATATCAATACTCTAGATCGTATTACTGACGATAAAGAAATGAATATGAATGATATTTGTAAAGTTAAAATACGTACGACTAAACCATTAATGGTGGATACGTACAGAGAAAACAGAACTACCGGAAGTATTATTCTTGTGGATGATGCTACCAACGAAACTGTTGCAGCAGGAATGATTGTTTAA
- a CDS encoding flippase, translated as MNFKTVLKKKFEGEFAKKTLFSFLLKFFGLGLSYFFTLLISRFYGAEVVGRFSLTFTILNLFALFFALGIPDTMVKIIADSNYKQQFDLKKTALRAILISSVIGAIVLFLSAKSIALFYTDSVLYDYLLIAAAALVPLVILRYNFEILRGRNEIVKFGFLSHIIPYLISVLAILFVFFVFEEKNGLQTIKVYFLGTVIAFILSIFLTKHKEEIKRKAFPLKKMMNYSLPMLATSSFIFLMGWTDTLMLGYYNDKADVGIYSVVIKVARIAIIVLTSVNLVLAPKISELYSKSEHDKMKELIRKATKIIFITTAPMVGLILIANKFVLGLFGDEFIIGSTALIVIMLAQLFNAMTGSVGQVMNMTGNHKKLRDFTIISVILNIVLNLILIPLYGILGAAIATAASSVVINIISVIFVKRRLGIITYISPFNSK; from the coding sequence ATGAATTTCAAAACAGTATTAAAAAAAAAATTTGAAGGCGAGTTTGCTAAAAAAACGCTGTTTTCATTTTTGCTTAAATTTTTTGGTCTTGGTTTAAGTTATTTTTTTACTCTTTTAATATCAAGGTTTTATGGTGCAGAGGTTGTTGGTCGCTTTTCTTTAACTTTTACAATATTAAATTTGTTTGCACTTTTTTTTGCTTTAGGTATTCCAGATACCATGGTGAAAATTATTGCGGACAGCAACTACAAACAGCAGTTTGATTTAAAAAAAACAGCCCTAAGAGCTATACTTATATCAAGTGTTATTGGAGCAATTGTACTTTTTTTATCAGCAAAATCAATCGCATTATTTTATACCGACAGTGTTTTGTATGATTATTTATTGATTGCAGCAGCAGCATTGGTTCCGTTGGTTATTTTGCGTTATAATTTTGAAATATTAAGAGGGAGAAATGAAATTGTAAAATTTGGTTTTTTGTCTCATATAATTCCTTATTTGATTTCAGTTTTAGCAATTTTATTTGTGTTTTTTGTTTTTGAAGAAAAAAACGGATTACAAACTATTAAAGTTTATTTTTTGGGTACAGTAATTGCTTTTATATTAAGTATTTTTTTGACAAAGCATAAGGAAGAAATTAAACGAAAAGCATTTCCTTTAAAAAAAATGATGAATTATTCGCTACCAATGCTAGCCACAAGTTCTTTTATTTTTTTAATGGGATGGACAGACACTCTAATGCTTGGGTATTATAATGATAAAGCTGATGTTGGTATTTATAGTGTAGTTATTAAAGTAGCACGAATAGCTATAATTGTGCTAACTTCTGTTAATCTTGTTTTAGCTCCAAAAATTTCGGAATTATATAGCAAATCCGAGCATGATAAAATGAAAGAGCTTATAAGAAAGGCTACAAAAATTATTTTTATAACTACCGCACCTATGGTAGGACTTATTTTAATAGCAAATAAATTTGTTTTGGGTCTTTTTGGTGATGAGTTTATTATAGGTAGTACTGCATTAATAGTAATTATGTTGGCTCAACTTTTCAATGCCATGACAGGTAGCGTTGGACAGGTTATGAATATGACAGGCAATCATAAAAAACTTAGAGACTTTACTATAATTAGCGTTATTTTAAATATTGTTTTAAATTTAATATTAATTCCTTTATATGGTATTTTAGGAGCAGCAATTGCTACAGCAGCTAGTAGTGTTGTTATTAATATAATTTCGGTTATTTTTGTAAAAAGAAGATTGGGGATTATTACTTATATATCTCCGTTTAATTCCAAATAG
- a CDS encoding acyltransferase encodes MNVLLYKIYFKIKDKITTSWFLLKYNGMVKKQGKISIGSNVKITPFLWRDSKLLISLNNNSIKSNVLIQGSGKLTLGENSFIGQFSVIGVNDSITIGENVMIAQSVSIRDTDHAFSNIDKPMLFQGITTAPVVIEDNVWLGHGVVVTKGVTIGSGAIVGANSVVTKDVPKMAIVGGVPARLIKMRT; translated from the coding sequence ATGAACGTATTACTTTATAAAATCTATTTTAAAATTAAAGATAAGATAACTACATCCTGGTTTTTATTAAAATATAATGGGATGGTCAAAAAACAAGGAAAAATTAGCATTGGCTCAAATGTTAAAATAACTCCTTTTTTGTGGCGAGATTCTAAATTACTTATTAGCCTTAATAATAACTCGATTAAATCGAATGTTCTTATTCAAGGTTCTGGAAAATTAACATTGGGTGAAAACTCCTTTATTGGACAGTTTTCGGTTATTGGAGTAAATGACTCTATAACAATAGGTGAAAATGTTATGATAGCACAAAGTGTTTCAATAAGAGATACAGATCATGCTTTTTCTAATATAGATAAACCAATGCTATTTCAGGGTATAACCACAGCCCCTGTTGTTATTGAAGACAATGTATGGTTAGGACACGGCGTAGTAGTCACAAAAGGCGTTACAATAGGTTCTGGCGCTATAGTAGGTGCTAATTCAGTAGTTACAAAAGATGTGCCTAAAATGGCAATTGTTGGAGGTGTACCAGCACGATTAATTAAAATGAGAACATAA
- a CDS encoding sulfotransferase family protein encodes MTHKFDFFCIGAQKSGTTSLHDILLQNPNTGLPINKETHFFSHDDLYTGNLDEYFKMFNDDLNEKEVVGEIDPEYLCSEKAPERILKHFGTDLKFIVILRNPYDRAFSQYLMSKRRGFEDLEFEEAIEKEASRTKDDFGELYFSYKTRSLYTKQINKYFKFFNPSNFLFIRFEDDFIANKQATINKVNDFLGLEPFSYDLSIQSNVASTPKSKWIRDFVNKPNVIRKIGKKIIASPQIRKNIISKIDHLNRKKITYNTNVDLKDKLTKSVFLEDIKALESLINLDLSSWYKKE; translated from the coding sequence ATGACACATAAATTTGATTTTTTCTGTATAGGAGCTCAAAAATCAGGGACAACATCTCTACATGATATCTTATTACAGAATCCAAATACCGGTCTGCCAATAAATAAAGAAACCCACTTTTTCTCTCATGATGACTTGTACACAGGAAATCTAGACGAGTATTTTAAAATGTTTAATGACGATTTAAATGAAAAAGAGGTTGTTGGCGAAATTGATCCAGAATACCTGTGTTCAGAAAAAGCACCAGAAAGAATTCTTAAACATTTTGGAACCGATTTAAAATTCATTGTTATTTTAAGAAATCCGTATGACAGAGCTTTTTCTCAGTATTTGATGAGTAAACGAAGAGGTTTTGAAGATTTAGAGTTTGAAGAAGCTATAGAAAAAGAAGCATCACGTACCAAAGATGATTTTGGTGAGTTATATTTTAGCTATAAAACAAGAAGCTTGTACACAAAGCAAATTAATAAGTATTTTAAGTTTTTCAATCCATCTAATTTTTTGTTTATTCGTTTTGAAGACGATTTTATTGCTAATAAACAAGCCACTATAAATAAGGTAAATGATTTTCTGGGTTTAGAGCCTTTTAGCTACGATTTAAGTATTCAGAGCAATGTGGCTTCAACTCCTAAAAGTAAATGGATTAGAGACTTTGTAAACAAGCCTAATGTTATTAGAAAAATAGGAAAAAAAATTATTGCTTCGCCGCAAATTAGAAAAAATATTATTAGCAAAATAGATCATCTAAACAGAAAGAAGATAACGTATAATACCAATGTAGATCTTAAAGATAAGCTTACTAAGTCTGTGTTTTTAGAAGATATAAAAGCTTTAGAAAGTTTAATAAATCTAGATTTATCTTCATGGTACAAGAAAGAGTAG